One Chryseobacterium indoltheticum DNA segment encodes these proteins:
- a CDS encoding metallophosphoesterase: protein MNLSFKSYLKKTSPAAKIFLLSGLLLSCATYNVKKGKNLHEVPQSEVKKDNDFQIFLVGDAGNAEETQAQQTLNFLKNKIDSANSNSMLIFLGDNIYPLGMPKESDKGYPLAKEKMENQLAITKNFKGKTLVIPGNHDWYHGLDGLKAQEEFVKTYLNDKKSFLPKNSCPIDDINLTKDIKLIIIDSEWALINWDKYPGINKGCEIKTRDDLYTEFKDLITKNQDKRIIVALHHPVISSGVHAGFNSAKSHLSAFNGKVPIPGVATVLTTLRSTSGASMEDINNSHYADFANRLKSIVQDKENVIFVSGHDHNLQYHADNNIRQIISGAGSKTDPATIVNKTDFSYGGSGFAVLNLRKDLSSDVEYFSTKNNELKKLTQISVIPQPKVFENNFPSLLPATYTTTIYAEKLTKKGKIYRWIWGDHYRKYYALPIEAKTKDLSDMNPGYSPFREGGGNQSNSLRLKTNDGQEFVMRGVQKSAVRFLNAQAFKKNDFGNELNNTFPERFLLDFYTTNHPFTGFAVNNMIDKLGIFHSNPELYYIPKQKSLGRYNKNYGNELYMIEERFSSDPKTLQSLDNASDIVSTSDVLKNMRKDSKYSVDQDLYIRARIFDMLIGDWDRHEDQWKWAEYKTGNKVIYKPIPRDRDQAFSNYDGAAFTFIMNIPMIRHMKSFKDEIKNVRWVNMEPYPLDLIFLKGSTEQNWSDQAKYIQKHLTDADIDVAFKNLPKEVQDETIVDIQRKLKLRKEKIEDNAVEYYHILQEKVPLVGTLDKDKFVIVKNENSIDVKQFKINKDKTEELVFEKSYDGKKTKELWIYGLDDDDIYEVSGDGKSKTNIRLIGGYNHDVYSVANGRNVKIYDFKSQKNTYETKGAAKHISDDYDTNTYNWKHPKYNFFAGYPMANYNPDDGVILGIVANYTVNNFIRDRFTQKHSLSANYYTLTGGFNVGYKGIFKKAIAGWDAGIDATYTTPFFARTFFGLGNETVYEKDEVSKDFNRVRISQFKFAPSISKTSWLNLKHQFQLNFEHSKVQFNEDRFIAASTEVNPEVFNGQQFAGANYTFSFKNFDNNAFPTLGLEMILNAGWKANLSEFNQNFASFKGTLNLFRRIDKQGKFVFANSSNAMIINNNNFEFYQAAAIGGNNAMRAYRNERFAGKSYFVNNSEIRWDFGRVKNNIVPVNMGILVGYDVGRVWIDNEQSDKWHQGVGGGFWMNILETFSARVDYFTGEDGGRISGGVGLSF from the coding sequence ATGAATTTATCCTTTAAATCTTATTTAAAAAAAACATCGCCGGCAGCAAAAATTTTTCTGCTTTCAGGGCTTCTTTTATCTTGTGCTACGTACAACGTAAAAAAGGGTAAAAACTTACATGAGGTGCCACAATCTGAAGTAAAAAAAGATAATGATTTTCAGATTTTTCTTGTTGGTGATGCCGGAAACGCAGAAGAAACTCAGGCTCAGCAAACATTGAATTTTCTTAAAAACAAAATAGATTCTGCCAACAGCAACTCGATGCTGATATTTTTAGGTGACAACATTTATCCTTTAGGAATGCCTAAAGAAAGCGACAAAGGCTATCCTCTTGCAAAAGAAAAAATGGAAAACCAGCTGGCAATAACCAAAAATTTTAAAGGTAAAACTTTAGTTATTCCAGGAAATCATGATTGGTATCACGGCTTGGATGGTTTAAAAGCACAGGAAGAGTTCGTGAAAACGTATTTGAACGATAAAAAATCTTTTTTGCCTAAAAATTCTTGCCCGATTGATGATATCAATTTAACGAAAGACATTAAGCTGATCATCATCGATTCAGAATGGGCATTAATTAATTGGGACAAATATCCAGGAATCAACAAAGGTTGTGAAATCAAAACCAGAGACGATCTTTATACAGAATTCAAAGATTTAATTACAAAAAATCAGGATAAAAGAATTATTGTTGCGCTTCATCATCCGGTAATCAGTTCTGGCGTTCATGCCGGATTTAATTCTGCAAAATCTCATCTTTCAGCATTTAACGGAAAAGTTCCTATTCCGGGAGTTGCCACTGTACTTACGACATTGAGGAGTACTTCCGGAGCGAGCATGGAAGACATCAACAACAGCCATTACGCAGATTTTGCCAACAGATTAAAAAGTATTGTTCAGGATAAAGAAAATGTAATTTTCGTTTCGGGGCACGATCATAATCTGCAGTATCATGCAGACAATAATATCAGACAAATCATCAGCGGAGCCGGTTCAAAAACAGATCCTGCCACAATTGTCAACAAAACCGATTTTTCTTATGGCGGAAGTGGTTTTGCTGTTTTAAATCTCAGAAAAGATTTGAGTTCCGATGTAGAATATTTTTCAACAAAAAATAATGAGCTCAAAAAACTAACGCAGATTTCAGTAATTCCTCAGCCTAAAGTATTTGAAAATAATTTCCCAAGTTTACTTCCTGCAACATACACCACAACTATTTATGCTGAAAAACTGACTAAAAAAGGGAAAATTTATCGTTGGATTTGGGGGGATCATTACCGAAAATATTATGCACTTCCGATCGAAGCAAAAACGAAAGATCTTTCGGATATGAATCCCGGTTATTCTCCTTTCAGAGAAGGCGGCGGAAACCAGTCGAACAGTCTTCGGCTGAAAACCAATGACGGACAGGAATTTGTAATGCGCGGAGTACAAAAAAGTGCCGTACGTTTTCTGAATGCTCAGGCTTTTAAGAAAAACGATTTCGGAAACGAATTAAATAATACTTTTCCTGAAAGATTCTTACTCGATTTTTATACAACCAATCATCCTTTCACTGGATTTGCAGTCAATAATATGATCGATAAGCTGGGTATTTTTCACAGCAATCCAGAATTATATTACATCCCAAAACAAAAATCTTTGGGCCGCTACAACAAAAATTATGGTAATGAACTATACATGATTGAAGAACGTTTTTCTTCTGATCCTAAAACTTTGCAGTCGCTTGATAATGCTTCAGATATTGTTTCTACGTCGGATGTTTTGAAAAACATGCGGAAGGACAGCAAATATTCCGTCGATCAGGATTTATACATCAGAGCAAGAATTTTTGATATGCTGATTGGAGATTGGGACAGACATGAAGATCAATGGAAATGGGCAGAATATAAAACAGGAAATAAGGTCATTTACAAACCGATCCCAAGAGACAGAGATCAGGCTTTCAGTAATTATGATGGCGCTGCGTTTACCTTTATTATGAACATCCCGATGATTCGTCACATGAAATCTTTTAAAGATGAAATAAAAAATGTGCGTTGGGTGAATATGGAACCTTATCCGTTAGATTTAATTTTTCTGAAAGGTTCTACCGAACAAAACTGGAGCGATCAGGCAAAATACATTCAGAAACATCTTACCGATGCTGATATTGATGTTGCTTTTAAAAACCTTCCGAAAGAAGTTCAGGATGAAACAATTGTCGATATCCAGAGAAAACTGAAACTAAGAAAAGAAAAAATCGAAGATAATGCAGTTGAATACTATCACATCCTTCAGGAAAAAGTTCCGTTGGTGGGAACTTTAGACAAAGACAAATTTGTAATCGTAAAGAATGAAAATTCAATTGATGTAAAACAATTTAAAATTAATAAAGATAAAACTGAAGAATTGGTTTTTGAAAAATCTTACGACGGAAAAAAGACAAAAGAGCTTTGGATCTACGGATTGGATGATGATGATATTTATGAAGTATCAGGTGACGGAAAATCTAAAACAAACATCCGTCTAATTGGTGGTTATAATCATGATGTTTACAGTGTTGCAAACGGAAGAAACGTAAAGATTTATGATTTTAAATCTCAGAAAAACACGTACGAAACCAAAGGAGCAGCAAAACACATCAGTGATGATTACGACACCAATACGTACAACTGGAAGCATCCGAAATACAACTTCTTTGCGGGTTATCCTATGGCAAATTATAATCCTGATGATGGTGTGATTTTGGGAATTGTAGCCAATTATACAGTCAACAATTTTATTCGTGACCGCTTTACTCAGAAACATAGTTTAAGTGCCAATTATTATACTTTAACAGGTGGATTTAATGTTGGTTATAAAGGAATCTTCAAAAAAGCAATTGCAGGATGGGATGCCGGAATTGATGCAACCTACACGACTCCATTTTTCGCGAGGACTTTCTTTGGCTTGGGCAATGAAACGGTGTATGAAAAAGATGAAGTGAGTAAAGATTTCAACAGAGTACGAATTTCTCAGTTTAAATTTGCTCCTTCCATCTCAAAAACAAGCTGGCTGAATTTGAAACATCAATTCCAGTTGAATTTTGAGCATTCAAAAGTACAGTTTAATGAAGATCGTTTTATCGCTGCTTCTACGGAAGTCAACCCTGAAGTTTTTAACGGGCAACAATTTGCGGGAGCTAATTATACCTTTAGTTTTAAGAACTTTGATAACAACGCTTTCCCGACTTTAGGTTTAGAAATGATTTTAAATGCAGGCTGGAAAGCCAATCTTTCAGAATTCAACCAAAATTTTGCCTCTTTTAAAGGAACTTTAAACTTGTTCCGCCGAATCGATAAACAAGGAAAATTTGTTTTTGCCAACTCCTCCAATGCGATGATTATCAACAATAATAATTTTGAGTTTTATCAGGCTGCAGCCATTGGTGGAAACAATGCAATGCGTGCTTATAGAAATGAAAGATTTGCAGGGAAATCATATTTTGTAAACAATTCTGAGATCCGTTGGGATTTTGGCCGTGTGAAAAACAATATCGTTCCTGTGAATATGGGAATTTTAGTAGGCTATGACGTAGGAAGAGTGTGGATTGATAATGAACAATCAGACAAATGGCATCAAGGCGTTGGTGGAGGATTTTGGATGAATATTCTCGAAACTTTTTCTGCAAGAGTTGATTACTTTACCGGTGAAGATGGCGGCAGAATTTCTGGTGGTGTCGGTTTGAGCTTCTAA
- a CDS encoding Pycsar system effector family protein, which translates to MSILDKAKNYVENLFKDKLSSVYFYHNFIHTTYAVQKADEIIKHTNLPEVDREKVLLALWFHDVGFTDCNAEGHEQRSSVIMKDFLMKDNFSDEYIDEVSRLILSTEKHHQPEGLLEMIMKDADFSHFASPFYNDSAEALRKEWELTGGMCFSNDEWNEMNVDFLKNKHRYFTDYAKENWEPLKLKNVKKLEKKIDKEEKPKKENSDSKKDKDQKSDRSVDTLFRVTLNNHTRLSDIADSKANILLSVNAIIISVCLSVLVPKLDAPKNTHLIIPTFFLLISSVLTIIFAILSTKPNVTKTTFTDQDIKDRKVNLLFFGNFHQMEFNHYLNSMHDLIKDRDYIYDSMVKDLYYLGKVLDRKYKLLSITYKIFMAGIVISVLSFAYAFLSL; encoded by the coding sequence ATGAGCATCTTAGACAAAGCTAAAAATTATGTTGAAAACTTATTCAAAGATAAGTTATCTTCTGTATATTTTTATCATAATTTTATTCATACCACATACGCTGTTCAGAAAGCAGATGAAATCATAAAGCACACCAATTTACCTGAAGTCGATAGAGAAAAAGTGTTGCTTGCATTGTGGTTTCATGATGTAGGTTTTACCGATTGTAATGCTGAAGGTCACGAGCAAAGAAGTTCTGTTATTATGAAAGATTTTCTTATGAAAGATAATTTTTCTGACGAATATATTGATGAAGTTTCCAGACTTATTCTTTCTACCGAAAAACATCATCAGCCTGAGGGTCTTTTAGAAATGATTATGAAAGATGCAGACTTCAGCCATTTTGCAAGTCCGTTTTATAATGACTCTGCAGAAGCTTTGCGTAAAGAATGGGAACTAACGGGAGGAATGTGTTTTTCTAATGATGAATGGAATGAGATGAATGTAGATTTTCTTAAAAACAAGCACCGGTATTTTACAGATTATGCTAAAGAAAACTGGGAGCCGCTTAAACTGAAAAATGTAAAAAAATTGGAAAAGAAGATTGATAAAGAAGAGAAACCCAAAAAAGAAAATTCAGATTCAAAAAAGGATAAAGACCAAAAATCAGATAGAAGTGTAGATACGCTCTTTAGAGTGACATTGAATAATCATACAAGATTAAGCGATATTGCAGACAGCAAAGCTAATATTTTACTTTCAGTGAATGCGATTATTATTTCGGTATGTTTGTCTGTATTGGTTCCAAAATTGGATGCACCCAAAAACACTCATCTTATCATCCCAACTTTTTTCTTGTTGATATCGAGTGTACTGACGATTATCTTTGCCATTCTTTCTACAAAGCCCAATGTGACGAAAACTACTTTTACCGATCAGGATATTAAAGACCGTAAGGTAAATCTCTTGTTTTTTGGAAATTTTCATCAAATGGAATTTAATCATTATCTGAATTCTATGCATGATCTCATCAAAGACAGAGATTATATCTACGATTCTATGGTGAAAGATCTTTATTATCTTGGGAAAGTTTTAGACAGAAAATATAAGCTTCTTTCGATTACGTATAAGATTTTTATGGCAGGAATTGTGATTTCTGTACTGTCTTTTGCGTACGCTTTTCTTTCGCTTTAA
- a CDS encoding bestrophin family protein codes for MIVRQRTHWLKMLFIWRGSVLKKIITQLFIITIFSVAVYYFNGKIYDYKVKLNPTVFTLIGLALAIFMGFCNTASYDRFWEGRKLWGLLVIETRSLTRQILSFIPNVSKEEKQEIVKLISAFCWSLNYQLRDKTETKPIQHLLSEEQFHQIQGKQFIPNIILGFISDWLNEQNKKENIDTIVLTSMNHQLNQFSNISGGCERIYNTPLPFAYSVLLHRTVYLYCFWLPFGLLDSLDWMMPLIVLLISYTFIALDAIIQEIAEPFGEEENDLALNSICRTIEFSIFEQAEIPQGELKKPDSYFVD; via the coding sequence ATGATTGTAAGACAGCGAACCCACTGGCTGAAAATGTTATTTATATGGAGAGGTTCTGTACTAAAGAAAATAATTACCCAGCTTTTCATTATTACTATTTTTTCTGTTGCGGTATATTATTTTAATGGGAAGATTTATGATTACAAAGTTAAGCTCAATCCTACTGTTTTTACATTGATAGGCTTGGCTTTAGCCATTTTTATGGGCTTTTGTAATACCGCAAGTTATGATCGATTCTGGGAAGGAAGAAAACTTTGGGGATTACTGGTCATTGAAACCCGATCTTTAACAAGACAGATATTATCTTTCATACCGAATGTTTCAAAAGAAGAAAAACAGGAAATTGTAAAGCTTATTTCTGCATTTTGCTGGTCTTTAAATTATCAATTAAGAGATAAAACTGAAACAAAACCTATTCAACATTTACTTTCTGAAGAGCAGTTTCACCAGATTCAGGGTAAGCAATTTATTCCTAATATTATTTTGGGCTTTATTTCAGATTGGCTGAATGAGCAAAATAAAAAAGAAAATATAGATACGATTGTTTTGACTTCTATGAATCATCAGCTGAATCAGTTTTCTAATATTTCCGGGGGTTGTGAGAGAATTTACAATACGCCGCTTCCATTTGCTTACAGTGTTTTGCTTCATCGTACCGTTTATTTATACTGTTTTTGGCTGCCTTTCGGATTACTCGACAGCTTAGATTGGATGATGCCGTTGATTGTTTTGCTGATCAGCTATACTTTTATTGCTTTAGACGCAATTATTCAGGAAATCGCGGAACCTTTTGGTGAGGAAGAAAATGATTTGGCTCTAAACAGTATTTGCAGAACGATTGAATTTTCTATTTTTGAGCAGGCAGAAATTCCGCAAGGTGAATTAAAAAAGCCTGATTCCTATTTTGTAGATTGA
- a CDS encoding GAF domain-containing protein has product MANLYKKESPFQVFISFKKYLDVLEHIRYNDRLEYRANYAESLIEKTKNFKELRDGFQDLSVFEKHKDLIRLLLADLFPTGLTRNEIKAAGIPLTNLTFNYTERFQNILNDAGKDFEIEFRDISDDEYYVFCCCLILQTYLKKDIKVTIPFYYDIPDKQGIMKHYKITVNSDFSDVYPAEGTKIPPDDVLDILLENLDDIQLWKKYFQPESWILKGFSIISLIDCTSEVALSDLKSSMIKIDLENPSPDENLKEIFKSYFDVPDLNFGLMLFNTKNKRLEKLPIYENVFTNYLLDFWINTFDEEVRKTAFENISYNSKPVVVSNVDKLDDEIKKLPSFSILKDNNINSFMVIPIMKDNELLAMMEFTSPIANSLNGLKLKKLEFVADMIIFSLSRFSYERNNQIEAIIQREYTTIHDSVIWKFRNEAERYFNAYLAKKIYTLKEISFKNLTPLFSFSDIRSSSDKRFNLMLEDLNQQIDGLHEVMTILNSLEAEKYSLALDVFENELNNEIKADTEQRFQRLLREEIHPYLQGQLEVKSDENIKDKIKSYLSQVFTQNDLFYANRKNLDDSITLLNRKLADILDQKQVAAQEIFPHYFERFKSDGVEHNLYIGPSIAPELPYSLKVVHELRYWQLETLCKMEHEFRLFKKDLPVPLDIASLIFVYNEKVDIRFRMDEKRFDVDGAFNSNFEIIKKRLEKAHIKDSTERITCPGKITIVYFGLENQREYLQYINRLQKQNILKSDVELLRVEDLQGITGLLAMRVSLA; this is encoded by the coding sequence TTGGCAAATCTTTACAAGAAAGAAAGTCCGTTTCAGGTTTTTATATCGTTCAAAAAATATTTGGATGTGTTGGAGCACATTCGGTATAACGATCGGTTAGAATATCGAGCCAATTATGCAGAATCTTTGATTGAGAAAACTAAGAATTTTAAAGAATTAAGAGATGGTTTTCAGGATCTTTCGGTGTTTGAAAAGCACAAAGACCTCATCAGACTTTTGTTGGCAGACCTCTTCCCTACCGGTTTGACGAGAAATGAAATTAAAGCTGCAGGAATTCCGCTCACCAATCTTACGTTCAATTATACCGAAAGATTTCAGAATATTTTAAATGACGCAGGAAAAGATTTTGAAATCGAGTTCAGAGATATTAGCGATGACGAATATTACGTCTTTTGCTGTTGCCTGATTTTGCAGACTTACCTTAAAAAAGATATTAAAGTTACCATTCCGTTTTATTATGACATTCCCGATAAACAGGGAATTATGAAGCATTATAAAATTACGGTCAACTCAGATTTTAGTGATGTTTATCCTGCCGAAGGCACCAAGATTCCGCCCGATGATGTCTTGGATATCCTGCTTGAAAATTTAGATGATATACAGCTTTGGAAAAAATACTTTCAGCCGGAATCATGGATTTTAAAGGGTTTCAGCATTATCTCTCTCATCGATTGTACTTCGGAAGTGGCATTATCTGATCTGAAGTCGAGCATGATTAAAATTGATCTCGAAAATCCTTCGCCTGATGAGAATTTAAAGGAAATATTTAAATCTTATTTTGATGTTCCCGATCTCAATTTTGGGTTGATGCTGTTTAATACAAAAAACAAAAGGCTCGAAAAATTGCCTATTTATGAGAATGTTTTCACCAATTATCTTCTTGATTTTTGGATCAACACATTCGATGAAGAAGTAAGGAAAACAGCTTTTGAAAACATCAGTTACAATTCAAAACCCGTCGTGGTTTCGAACGTCGACAAGCTTGATGATGAGATTAAAAAACTTCCTTCTTTCAGTATTTTAAAAGACAATAACATCAATAGCTTCATGGTCATTCCTATTATGAAAGACAATGAATTACTAGCAATGATGGAGTTTACTTCGCCGATAGCCAACAGCTTAAATGGTTTAAAACTAAAAAAACTCGAGTTTGTTGCCGATATGATTATTTTCTCACTCAGCAGATTTTCGTATGAAAGGAATAATCAGATTGAAGCTATTATTCAGCGTGAATATACAACGATTCATGACAGTGTTATCTGGAAATTCAGAAATGAAGCAGAACGTTACTTCAATGCTTATTTAGCAAAAAAAATATATACTTTAAAAGAGATTTCATTTAAAAATCTTACTCCACTATTTAGTTTTTCAGACATTCGTTCTTCATCAGACAAGCGTTTTAATCTGATGCTCGAAGATCTTAATCAGCAAATAGACGGGCTTCATGAAGTCATGACAATATTAAATTCATTAGAAGCTGAAAAATATTCTTTGGCATTGGATGTTTTTGAAAACGAACTGAATAATGAAATAAAAGCAGATACAGAACAGCGTTTCCAAAGACTTTTACGGGAAGAAATTCACCCTTACCTGCAAGGTCAGCTTGAAGTGAAAAGTGATGAAAATATCAAAGATAAAATCAAAAGTTATCTCAGTCAGGTTTTTACACAGAATGATCTTTTTTATGCCAACAGAAAAAATTTAGATGATTCTATTACGCTTCTCAACCGTAAACTAGCCGACATTTTAGACCAGAAACAAGTGGCTGCTCAGGAAATTTTCCCGCATTATTTTGAAAGATTCAAATCGGATGGTGTTGAGCACAATCTGTATATTGGCCCCAGTATCGCACCAGAATTACCTTATTCTCTGAAAGTCGTTCACGAGTTGAGATATTGGCAGCTGGAAACACTTTGTAAGATGGAACATGAGTTCAGATTGTTCAAAAAAGATCTTCCGGTTCCGCTCGATATTGCTTCGCTGATTTTTGTGTATAATGAAAAAGTAGACATCCGTTTCCGAATGGATGAGAAACGTTTTGATGTAGACGGCGCATTTAATTCTAATTTTGAAATCATCAAAAAGAGACTGGAAAAAGCTCATATCAAAGATTCTACCGAGAGAATTACCTGTCCCGGAAAAATTACCATCGTCTATTTCGGATTGGAAAATCAACGTGAATATCTACAATACATCAACAGACTTCAAAAACAAAATATTTTAAAATCTGATGTTGAACTTTTAAGAGTTGAAGATCTGCAGGGAATTACAGGATTACTTGCAATGAGAGTTTCTTTAGCTTAG